One segment of Erigeron canadensis isolate Cc75 chromosome 2, C_canadensis_v1, whole genome shotgun sequence DNA contains the following:
- the LOC122589845 gene encoding probable calcium-binding protein CML41 → MEPSKVPKTFGCFPQKGLILKLSSFRSKHSTRSNDSSYSPTLIMSPRSPKPKTSNREQEFRSVFARFDADKDGKISALELRSYFGSIGEYMSHQEAQGVIDELDTNNDGFIDFDDFMRLMKVNDEEQGDVKAAFEMFEYEKGCGRISPKSLQKTLSRLGDSKTYDECLHMIKMFDTHGKGTVDFNEFQQMMMA, encoded by the coding sequence ATGGAGCCAAGTAAAGTTCCAAAAACATTTGGTTGTTTTCCACAAAAGGGTCTAATTTTAAAACTAAGTAGCTTTCGTTCCAAGCATAGCACCCGTTCAAACGATAGTAGTTATTCTCCCACATTAATTATGTCTCCTAGATCTCCAAAACCGAAAACCAGCAACCGAGAACAAGAGTTTAGATCGGTTTTTGCTCGTTTTGATGCCGATAAAGATGGAAAGATATCAGCATTAGAACTTCGGTCATATTTTGGTTCCATTGGAGAGTACATGTCTCACCAAGAGGCTCAGGGTGTGATAGATGAGTTAGATACTAATAACGATGGGTTTATCGATTTTGACGACTTTATGAGGCTCATGAAGGTGAACGATGAAGAGCAAGGCGACGTGAAGGCGGCGTTTGAGATGTTTGAGTACGAGAAAGGGTGCGGACGGATTAGCCCAAAGAGCTTGCAAAAAACATTAAGTCGACTTGGGGACTCCAAGACATATGATGAGTGTTTGCATATGATTAAGATGTTTGATACTCATGGTAAAGGGACTGTTGATTTTAATGAGTTTCAACAGATGATGATGGCCTaa
- the LOC122588575 gene encoding probable vacuolar amino acid transporter YPQ3 gives MKLFFFLNNNNNTLSTSTSYCVKQNKPCVVGWVDKYFKDCLCNLKDEISFGLGIVSLVCWGVAEIPQIITNFRTKSSHGVSLLFLLTWIAGDIFNLVGCLLEPATLPTQYYTAALYTISTIILVLQSLYYDHLYAWLKSRKTDTKANPEVEETKRPLRPSIGEEPRFVSSKSRAIKASLSPRQDYFFTSARSMAGSATPPNRSYLWPTRSGPASAMGGDDDSSSEDESSVQIPKPATQPKPIPRSAGYGAFLATSLNLPSHTKGLMQVYVGRKLLQEGGGSGTVVGQWLGWMMAAIYMGGRIPQIVLNIKRGSVEGLNPLMFIFALVANATYVGSILVRSTEWSKIKANLPWLLDAAACVALDTFIIMQYVYYKYLQKKNDDLEYYGEYSEANKS, from the exons ATGAAGCTGTTTTTTTtccttaacaacaacaacaacaccttAAGCACAAGTACATCATATTgtgtaaaacaaaataaaccaTGTGTTGTTGGTTGGGTTGACAAATATTTCAAAGATTGTTTATGTAACCTTAAAGATGAAATATCTTTTGGTTTGGGTATTGTTAGCCTTGTTTGTTGGGGTGTGGCTGAAATCCCACAAATTATCACCAACTTTCGTACCAAATCTAGCCATGGTGTTTCCCTTTTGTTTCTCCTTACATGGATTGCCGG GGATATCTTTAATCTTGTGGGATGTCTTCTTGAACCAGCAACG TTGCCAACCCAGTATTACACAGCTGCg CTTTATACAATTAGTACTATAATCCTGGTGTTGCAAAGCTTATATTATGATCATCTCTACGCATGGTTAAAGTCAAGAAAAACTGATACTAAAGCTAACCCGGAG GTGGAGGAAACTAAGAGACCGCTTAGACCATCAATTGGAGAGGAACCTCGATTTGTCAGCTCAAAAAGCCGGGCTATCAAGGCATCGCTATCTCCCCGTCAAGATTATTTCTTCAc GTCAGCAAGATCAATGGCTGGAAGTGCAACGCCACCCAATCGATCTTATCTATGGCCAACTAGGAGTGGTCCAGCTTCTGCAATGGGTGGAGACGATGATTCCTCTTCCGAAGATGAGTCATCTGTTCAGATACCCAAGCCTGCtacccaacccaaacccatcCCACGTTCT GCGGGTTATGGAGCGTTCTTGGCTACATCATTAAATTTGCCATCACACACCAAGGGGTTGATGCAAGTTTATGTTGGCAGGAAGTTGCTGCAA GAAGGTGGTGGAAGTGGCACTGTGGTCGGGCAATGGTTAGGTTGGATGATGGCGGCAATTTACATGGGTGGTCGAATTCCTCAAATTGTATTGAAT ATTAAAAGAGGCAGCGTTGAG GGTTTGAATCCTCTCATGTTCATCTTCGCTCTTGTTGCAAATGCCACTTACGTCGGAAG CATTCTCGTAAGGAGTACAGAATGGTCAAAAATCAAAGCCAACTTGCCTTGGCTGCTGGATGCTGCTGCATGTGTTGCACTTGATACCTTT ATCATAATGCAATATGTGTACTACAAatacctacaaaaaaaaaatgatgaccTGGAATACTATGGTGAGTATTCAGAAGCCAACAAAAGCTAG